One genomic segment of Bombus vancouverensis nearcticus chromosome 11, iyBomVanc1_principal, whole genome shotgun sequence includes these proteins:
- the LOC117162966 gene encoding uncharacterized protein LOC117162966 isoform X2 has translation MKTRSNKYLQKSSISRICAVGGFFISIPVFLTGMILYTFIQFHSTPAIVASVFIGLGIVFCGYAMVHNVFVWQREKTNAVKALAREQCEAAVQLQRQQQLQQHQNQPQLQQQQQLRGPLTIHHAGCPTKVGPVTNQLNTSHAMHGRAAQYQHYHQHHHHRHVSMSPPPLLLSSPAPIAATHNHQNVSGHRNVVTPPDTSADRSPPSPGNKLNRSQHLPREATGSVSPGLPAATLDLSSAATTNSPHELSTLV, from the exons ATGAAGACAAG GAGTAACAAGTACCTGCAAAAATCATCCATCAGCCGGATATGTGCTGTCGGAGGGTTTTTCATTAGCATTCCCGTCTTTCTAACTG GtatgatattgtatacattcaTCCAGTTTCATTCGACGCCGGCAATCGTTGCGTCGGTTTTCATAGGCCTTGGCATCGTGTTTTGTGGATACGCAATGGTCCATAACGTCTTTGTGTGGCAGAGG GAGAAGACGAATGCCGTGAAGGCGTTAGCGCGCGAACAGTGCGAAGCGGCGGTACAGCTGCAGCGTCAGCAGCAGCTGCAACAGCACCAGAACCAGCCCCAgctacaacagcaacaacaactacGTGGCCCGTTAACCATCCACCATGCTGGCTGCCCAACGAAAGTCGGGCCCGTGACGAACCAACTAAATACCAGCCACGCAATGCACGGCCGAGCTGCACAGTACCAACACTATCATCAGCATCATCATCATCGACACGTGTCAATGTCCCCACCGCCCTTGTTGCTCTCATCGCCAGCTCCGATCGCGGCGACGCACAATCATCAGAACGTGAGCGGACACAGAAACGTGGTTACGCCACCGGATACATCAGCAGATAGATCGCCACCGAGTCCTGGAAATAAGCTAAATAGATCGCAGCATTTGCCACGCGAAGCAACCGGCAGCGTCAGTCCTGGTCTTCCGGCTGCCACATTGGATCTAAGTAGCGCAGCAACCACCAATAGTCCGCATGAATTGTCCACGTTAGTTTAG
- the LOC117162966 gene encoding uncharacterized protein LOC117162966 isoform X3: protein MILYTFIQFHSTPAIVASVFIGLGIVFCGYAMVHNVFVWQREKTNAVKALAREQCEAAVQLQRQQQLQQHQNQPQLQQQQQLRGPLTIHHAGCPTKVGPVTNQLNTSHAMHGRAAQYQHYHQHHHHRHVSMSPPPLLLSSPAPIAATHNHQNVSGHRNVVTPPDTSADRSPPSPGNKLNRSQHLPREATGSVSPGLPAATLDLSSAATTNSPHELSTLV, encoded by the exons atgatattgtatacattcaTCCAGTTTCATTCGACGCCGGCAATCGTTGCGTCGGTTTTCATAGGCCTTGGCATCGTGTTTTGTGGATACGCAATGGTCCATAACGTCTTTGTGTGGCAGAGG GAGAAGACGAATGCCGTGAAGGCGTTAGCGCGCGAACAGTGCGAAGCGGCGGTACAGCTGCAGCGTCAGCAGCAGCTGCAACAGCACCAGAACCAGCCCCAgctacaacagcaacaacaactacGTGGCCCGTTAACCATCCACCATGCTGGCTGCCCAACGAAAGTCGGGCCCGTGACGAACCAACTAAATACCAGCCACGCAATGCACGGCCGAGCTGCACAGTACCAACACTATCATCAGCATCATCATCATCGACACGTGTCAATGTCCCCACCGCCCTTGTTGCTCTCATCGCCAGCTCCGATCGCGGCGACGCACAATCATCAGAACGTGAGCGGACACAGAAACGTGGTTACGCCACCGGATACATCAGCAGATAGATCGCCACCGAGTCCTGGAAATAAGCTAAATAGATCGCAGCATTTGCCACGCGAAGCAACCGGCAGCGTCAGTCCTGGTCTTCCGGCTGCCACATTGGATCTAAGTAGCGCAGCAACCACCAATAGTCCGCATGAATTGTCCACGTTAGTTTAG
- the LOC117162966 gene encoding uncharacterized protein LOC117162966 isoform X1, with protein sequence MGCDDMRRARRYSWRFEARSNKYLQKSSISRICAVGGFFISIPVFLTGMILYTFIQFHSTPAIVASVFIGLGIVFCGYAMVHNVFVWQREKTNAVKALAREQCEAAVQLQRQQQLQQHQNQPQLQQQQQLRGPLTIHHAGCPTKVGPVTNQLNTSHAMHGRAAQYQHYHQHHHHRHVSMSPPPLLLSSPAPIAATHNHQNVSGHRNVVTPPDTSADRSPPSPGNKLNRSQHLPREATGSVSPGLPAATLDLSSAATTNSPHELSTLV encoded by the exons atgggatgcgatgatatgcgacgtgctcgtcgatactcttggagatttgaagcaag GAGTAACAAGTACCTGCAAAAATCATCCATCAGCCGGATATGTGCTGTCGGAGGGTTTTTCATTAGCATTCCCGTCTTTCTAACTG GtatgatattgtatacattcaTCCAGTTTCATTCGACGCCGGCAATCGTTGCGTCGGTTTTCATAGGCCTTGGCATCGTGTTTTGTGGATACGCAATGGTCCATAACGTCTTTGTGTGGCAGAGG GAGAAGACGAATGCCGTGAAGGCGTTAGCGCGCGAACAGTGCGAAGCGGCGGTACAGCTGCAGCGTCAGCAGCAGCTGCAACAGCACCAGAACCAGCCCCAgctacaacagcaacaacaactacGTGGCCCGTTAACCATCCACCATGCTGGCTGCCCAACGAAAGTCGGGCCCGTGACGAACCAACTAAATACCAGCCACGCAATGCACGGCCGAGCTGCACAGTACCAACACTATCATCAGCATCATCATCATCGACACGTGTCAATGTCCCCACCGCCCTTGTTGCTCTCATCGCCAGCTCCGATCGCGGCGACGCACAATCATCAGAACGTGAGCGGACACAGAAACGTGGTTACGCCACCGGATACATCAGCAGATAGATCGCCACCGAGTCCTGGAAATAAGCTAAATAGATCGCAGCATTTGCCACGCGAAGCAACCGGCAGCGTCAGTCCTGGTCTTCCGGCTGCCACATTGGATCTAAGTAGCGCAGCAACCACCAATAGTCCGCATGAATTGTCCACGTTAGTTTAG